ATCTTGGCACCAGGCCCCGGCATCGTTGCCAAGCTGTCGTTTGATGATTTCTCTGATGTCACCGGTGGCGATGAACTCCTCGAATTGGAGGCAAAGAACTAATGGGCCAAACCCGCATTATCTCCGGCGAAGCCCGCGGCCGGAAAATTGACGTCCCACCATCAGGAACCCGCCCCACCTCTGATCGCGCCCGCGAAGGACTGTTTTCCTCCCTCCAGGTGCGCTTTGGATTGGAAGGTCAGCGTGTTCTCGATCTTTTCGCTGGTTCCGGTGCTTTAGGCCTGGAGGCGGCATCACGTGGTGCCGATGAAGTGGTCTTGGTGGAATCCAACCCCAAGGCGGTAGAGATCATTAAGCGCAACATAGGCGTCGTCAAGCATCCGCACGTCCAGGTCGCAGAGATGAAAGTGTCCACGTACCTTGCGGGCGCACCTGCCAAGTTTTTTACGATGGTGCTCGCCGACCCACCGTACGACCTTGCCGATGACGCCGTCGTTGAGATGCTGCATGCTCTCACCCCTAAGCTTCTCGACGGCGCCGCCATCGTTGTTGAGCGCCACGTCGACTCGCCAGAAACGGCGTGGCCTGCATGGATGGTTCCCACCACCCAAAAGCTGAAAAAGCGCACCTACGGTATTGCGCGTATGGACATGGCTGTGTTCGATGAATCCCTAATCGAGGAGTAAATCAATGAAAGCTGTTTGCCCTGGATCTTTCGATCCCATCACCTTAGGCCACCTCGACATCGTTACTCGCGCAGCAGCGCAATTCGAGGAAATTACAATCCTTGTCACCGCCAACCCCAACAAGAAATCCGGGTTGTTTACTGTTGCTGAGCGAATGGATCTCATCCGCGAATCCACCGCGCACCTCACCAACGTCAAGGTGGACACGTGGGCATCCCTGCTTGTCGATTACACCACCGCCCACGG
The window above is part of the Corynebacterium deserti GIMN1.010 genome. Proteins encoded here:
- the rsmD gene encoding 16S rRNA (guanine(966)-N(2))-methyltransferase RsmD, whose protein sequence is MGQTRIISGEARGRKIDVPPSGTRPTSDRAREGLFSSLQVRFGLEGQRVLDLFAGSGALGLEAASRGADEVVLVESNPKAVEIIKRNIGVVKHPHVQVAEMKVSTYLAGAPAKFFTMVLADPPYDLADDAVVEMLHALTPKLLDGAAIVVERHVDSPETAWPAWMVPTTQKLKKRTYGIARMDMAVFDESLIEE
- the coaD gene encoding pantetheine-phosphate adenylyltransferase; protein product: MKAVCPGSFDPITLGHLDIVTRAAAQFEEITILVTANPNKKSGLFTVAERMDLIRESTAHLTNVKVDTWASLLVDYTTAHGITALVKGLRSSLDYEYELPMAQMNRRLTGVDTFFLLTDEKYGYVSSTLCKEVARFGGDVSGLLPEIVANAVVEKYRNN